From Candoia aspera isolate rCanAsp1 chromosome 8, rCanAsp1.hap2, whole genome shotgun sequence, a single genomic window includes:
- the MAB21L2 gene encoding protein mab-21-like 2 — MIAAQAKLVYQLNKYYTERCQARKAAIAKTIREVCKVVSDVLKEVEVQEPRFISSLSEIDARYEGLEVISPTEFEVVLYLNQMGVFNFVDDGSLPGCAVLKLSDGRKRSMSLWVEFITASGYLSARKIRSRFQTLVAQAVDKCSYRDVVKMIADTSEVKLRIRERYVVQITPAFKCTGIWPRSAAQWPLPHIPWPGPNRVAEVKAEGFNLLSKECYSLTGKQSSAESDAWVLQFGEAENRLLLGGCRNKCLSVLKTLRDRHLELPGQPLNNYHMKTLLLYECEKHPRETDWDEACLGDRLNGILLQLISCLQCRRCPHYFLPNLDLFQGKPHSALESAAKQTWRLAREILTNPKSLDKL, encoded by the coding sequence ATGATCGCCGCGCAAGCCAAGCTAGTGTACCAGCTGAATAAGTATTACACGGAGCGGTGCCAGGCCCGCAAGGCGGCCATCGCCAAAACCATCCGTGAGGTGTGCAAGGTAGTTTCCGACGTGCTGAAGGAGGTGGAAGTGCAGGAGCCGCGATTCATCAGCTCGCTGAGCGAGATCGACGCGCGCTACGAGGGACTGGAGGTCATCTCGCCCACCGAGTTCGAGGTGGTGCTGTACCTCAACCAGATGGGCGTCTTCAATTTCGTGGACGACGGCTCGCTGCCAGGCTGCGCCGTCCTCAAGCTGAGCGACGGCCGCAAGCGCAGCATGTCGCTGTGGGTGGAGTTCATCACCGCCTCGGGCTACCTGTCGGCGCGCAAGATTCGCTCGCGTTTCCAGACGCTGGTGGCGCAGGCCGTGGACAAATGCAGCTACCGCGACGTGGTCAAGATGATCGCCGACACCAGCGAGGTCAAGCTCCGCATCCGCGAGCGCTACGTGGTGCAGATCACGCCCGCCTTCAAGTGCACCGGCATCTGGCCGCGCAGCGCGGCCCAGTGGCCGCTGCCCCACATCCCCTGGCCGGGGCCCAACCGCGTGGCGGAGGTCAAGGCCGAGGGCTTCAACCTGCTCTCCAAGGAATGCTACTCGCTGACCGGCAAGCAGAGCTCGGCCGAGAGCGACGCCTGGGTGCTGCAGTTCGGCGAGGCCGAGAACCGCCTGCTGCTGGGCGGCTGCCGCAACAAGTGCCTCTCGGTCCTCAAGACGCTGCGCGACCGGCACCTCGAGCTGCCCGGCCAGCCGCTCAACAACTACCATATGAAGACGCTGCTGCTCTACGAGTGCGAGAAGCACCCGCGGGAGACCGACTGGGACGAGGCCTGCCTGGGCGACCGCCTCAACGGCATCCTCCTGCAGCTCATCTCCTGCCTGCAGTGCCGCCGCTGCCCGCACTACTTCCTGCCCAACCTCGACCTCTTTCAGGGCAAACCCCACTCGGCCCTGGAGAGCGCCGCCAAGCAGACCTGGCGCCTGGCCCGGGAGATCCTCACCAACCCCAAGAGCCTCGACAAGCTATAG